Below is a genomic region from Pelotomaculum isophthalicicum JI.
CCGAGATATTCTAAATCAGCTTTCGTAGTTAATAAACCCATACTGACGTGGTAAATGATTTAAATAGCAATCCCGTATCACTATCAAAGTGGTACGGGATTGCTATTTAAATCATTATTTTCAGCCATTTGCGGGTTTTTAACAATGCCTCTTATTGTTGTTCAAATCATGATATTTTAGGTTATGCTTCCACGCTTCTGCCGGTTGAAACACTTTTCCCGGAAGATAAACCCTCTTGCTCATGGTCTTCTTTAACCAAAATCGGGAAGTTTTCTACTACAAACAAGTAGGCTAAAGCTAAAACGCTCCACATGCCTAAAGTAATCAGCCACTCCCAGATGCTGGGGAAGTAATGGCCGCCCGCGCTTTGAGCCATCCCTGTAAAGACCACGTTCATGCGGTTGAACACGACACCTGCTACTACTAAAATTGATGCGGTTAAAACACCCCATTGCGTGTTGCGGATGGCGGGAATTGCGTACATAAAGATGGGAACCAGAACAAATAAGATCATTTCCACTAAAAACATGTTGCTTTCGAAAGAGCCGTTAAAAGCCATGGAGTATACGCCGTGGTAGTTCAAGTCAATCATCCTAACAATAAAGTAGACAATCAACATACACATGGTAACTTTAGTGAGGCTTGAGAAAATCGGCGTTTCCGGTTTTCTGTTATAGGCTCTTGCCGCCAGCGTTCCTTCTATAGTCACCATCGCCGGCCCCAGGAAGAAGGCGGACCAGACAAAGAAGAACGGTATAATCATAGACCACCATAACGGGTTAAGCCGGTCAACTGTTACAATATAAAGCGAGCCCAGTGACGACTGGTGCAAAGTGGGTAAAACAATACCCAGGATTGTTAAAGGAACCATGGCTTTGCTTAAAATGTTCTTCAAAGGACCGATCTTAACTCTTTCAAAGAATATATCCCCAAACTCTAACACTTGTACAGTGGTATACAGCGATATGCACCAAAACACTTCAAACAGCACCGAGTGGAAACCCCAGTAAAAGAACGGCCGCCAGCAGTTTGTCCATCTCCCGATGTCCAGCAATAGACTCACCAGGGCAATGATATAGCCAATCAACGAGGTTAACAGCGCGGCGCGGGCAATCGGCAGATACTTTTCTTTGTGCAATACGTGCACAATCAACGCCGTGCTGAAGCCGCCGCCCGCCAGGGCGATACCGCATAGCAAGTCAAATCCGATCCACAAACCCCAGGGCCATTCGTCACTTAAGTTGGTTACCGCTCCAAGCCCTAATACAAAACGCGCCAGGGCGGTTACAACCGCAATACCCGCTAAACCAATCAATACATACCTGAATGGAGTAAGCTTAAAACTCCAGGTCTTTTGCATTGACACCTCCAATTTAAAAAGATTTACTCATCTTGTTTACCTTCAATAGTATTGACGGCTTCATACATTTCCTCATGATGATGCACTTCGTCGCGTCTTTTCGTATAGAAATTCAAAGCCGTCAGGATGGCGCCCCAACCGACAAAGATATATGGGGTCCATTTAAGCACGCTCCAGGTTAAAGACGGAATGGATTTTTCGGAGACATCTTTGCCGTATGCCGTGGTTTTTAAGCCAATTTCATCAAAAGGCACATCAGAAATATAAAGCCAGGATGTTCCGCCATACTCTTTTTCCCCGTACACTCGCTTGATATAGTTAGGATTACTGTTAATTCTCTTCCACGCCTCTTTTAGCAGTTCGTCTCTTTCCCCATATGTCAGTGTGCCTGTCGGACAAGCGGTAACGCAAGCAGGTTTCAAGCCTTCTTCTTTCATGCGGTCATAACAAAACCGGCACTTTTGCACAAAGGGAAGGGCCTTGTCCCATTGAAAAGACGGCACTCCAAACGGGCAGGCAATCATACAGTAACGGCAGCCAACACAATAATCCTGATTTAATTCGGTTGGCTTATAAATTACCGCACCTTCTTTGGTTTTTACGAATGAATGGGTGAAGCAGGCCGATTCGCACGCGGGTTCATCGCAGTGCATGCATTGTCTTTTTACAAAACGCCATTTAACTTGATCGCCCTGTTCGATTAAATGGTAGTTTACTACAGTCCAGTTGTATGCGTCCGTTTTGCCAGGGGCGTCCCAGTTATTCGTAAATTCGGTTTTAGTGGCCGGTAAGTCGTTCCACGTTTTGCAGGCAACCATACAGCTCCGGCAGCCAATGCATCTGGAAACGTCCACCAATACACCCTTTGACATCCTCACACCTCCAGTTTCTACTTGGAATTAAGTTGCTTGCAATTCATTTGAAAACATTACGCTTTCTTTATGTTGCAAAGAAAAGCTTTGGATTCCGGTATCATTGTGTTAGGGTCCCCGACGCTGGGTGTTATATCGTTGACCGAACTGCCCGTGGCCAGTCCCTGATAACCCCAATGGAACGGCATGGCAATAAGTTCTATTTCCTTGCCGTCAATGTTGAGCGGTTTGATAATTGGCAGCACGCTGACCTTGCATTTTATTCCACCGCGGATGGAACTGACAGCTACCATATCGCCAGGTTTAACCCCAATCTTATTAGCGAGGCCCGGCGATATGGTAGCAAACATTTCCGGCATTAGCTCTGCAAGATTGGGGCAGTTTCTGGTTACGGCGCCGCTCTGGTAGTGTTCCACCAGGCGGTGGGTGGTGGCAATATAAGGGAAGTCCGGAGACGCCGCCGGCGCGACTTTGGCGAAGTCACCTTTATACCTGGCAGCCACAGGGTTGTTTTGCAGTTTGCCCATAATGTTTTTTACCGGACTCTCAACCGGCTCGTAGTGCTCCGGTAGCGGGCCGTCTTTCATGCCGGTAGGCGCGAACAGCCTGCCTTGTCCTTCGGTATTCATGAAGAACGAGTTGGCCGCTGATTTGTCCGGTGTGATAAAGTCGCCGGTCACGGCGTCCTTGAACGGGAAGTCGGGTACGTCGTTGTTGACCCACTGCGCGCCGTCCCAGGAAACCAGCATTCTCTTGGGGTCCCAGGGCTTGCCGGAGGGGTCGGCCGAGTTGCGGTTATAAACGATGCGCCGGTTTGCCGGCCAGGCGAATGACCATTTCGGAAAGAGACCGAGGCCGCTCTTGTCTTCCCGGCTGCGTCTCTGGCAAGCGGGTACTTTCAATACCGGGTCTACAAACATGTAACCCGCGTAAATCCAGACGCCGCATGCCGTGGAGCCGGTGTCGGTAAGCTTGGCGAAGGAATCCAGCAAGGCACCGTCGGCTACGTTGTATCCGTTCATTTCTTTGGCGATTTTCATGATATCCGGCTCGTCGTGGCCGGGCAGGTCGTAATCCCAGACCATATCCAGGATGGGGGCGGGGAACTTGCCGCCGGCCTTGTACTCTTTACGGATGGCCTTAAACATTTCGTAGGCGATCCAGAGATCGCTCTTGGCCTGTCCGGGCGGTTCCACCGCTTTCCAGCGCCATTGAATCCAGCGGGAGCTGTTGGCCACTGTTCCTTCCTTCTCGTAGGAAAAAGCGGTCGGCAATAGGAAAACCTCGGTTTTGATGTCGGCCGGGTTGGCGCCGGGACGATGCCAGAAAGCTGCTGTTTCAGTTTCAAATAAGTCGACGGCTACCATCCAGTCCAGGTTTTCCGTCGCTTTGCGCGCGTTGATGGTATTGGGACCGCCTACCGCCGGGTTCTGTCCCCAGGCGAAGTAGCCTTTAATGCTCCCCGCGGCCATTTTTTCAAAAATCGCCATGTGGGAGTGGTCGCCACCGGTGTGCTTGGGCAGGTAGTCGAAACAAAAATCGTTATCTTTTGTCGCCTTATCACCGTACCAGGCTTTAAGCATGCTGATCAAGAACTTTGGTTTGTTGGACCAGTAACTTGTCTTGGGAGTTTCTTTTTCCAGGTATTCCTTTAAGTTTGTGTGTGCTGTCGCATTCGGGGCGCCTACGTAGCCGGTGAGGTTTCCATACAGAATGCCTTGGTCGGAAGAGCCCTGCACGTTTGACTCGCCCCGCTGGGCGTTGACGCCGCCGCCGGCGATGCCGATGTTGCCCAGCAAGAGTTGCAGCATGGCTGTCGCCCGGACATTTTGGGCGCCGTAAGTGTGCTGGGTGATGCCCATGGCGTAAATCAAGTTGCCGGCCTTATCGGGCCTGCCGGTGGAACAGT
It encodes:
- the nrfD gene encoding NrfD/PsrC family molybdoenzyme membrane anchor subunit, producing the protein MQKTWSFKLTPFRYVLIGLAGIAVVTALARFVLGLGAVTNLSDEWPWGLWIGFDLLCGIALAGGGFSTALIVHVLHKEKYLPIARAALLTSLIGYIIALVSLLLDIGRWTNCWRPFFYWGFHSVLFEVFWCISLYTTVQVLEFGDIFFERVKIGPLKNILSKAMVPLTILGIVLPTLHQSSLGSLYIVTVDRLNPLWWSMIIPFFFVWSAFFLGPAMVTIEGTLAARAYNRKPETPIFSSLTKVTMCMLIVYFIVRMIDLNYHGVYSMAFNGSFESNMFLVEMILFVLVPIFMYAIPAIRNTQWGVLTASILVVAGVVFNRMNVVFTGMAQSAGGHYFPSIWEWLITLGMWSVLALAYLFVVENFPILVKEDHEQEGLSSGKSVSTGRSVEA
- a CDS encoding 4Fe-4S dicluster domain-containing protein, with the protein product MSKGVLVDVSRCIGCRSCMVACKTWNDLPATKTEFTNNWDAPGKTDAYNWTVVNYHLIEQGDQVKWRFVKRQCMHCDEPACESACFTHSFVKTKEGAVIYKPTELNQDYCVGCRYCMIACPFGVPSFQWDKALPFVQKCRFCYDRMKEEGLKPACVTACPTGTLTYGERDELLKEAWKRINSNPNYIKRVYGEKEYGGTSWLYISDVPFDEIGLKTTAYGKDVSEKSIPSLTWSVLKWTPYIFVGWGAILTALNFYTKRRDEVHHHEEMYEAVNTIEGKQDE